Part of the Kitasatospora sp. NBC_01266 genome, TCGGCGGACACTCTGGTTACCCGCCTGGAGCAGGAGGGTGAGATCGCGGCCGACTACCTGGAAGGCCTGCTCGACATCGCCGACCTGGACGGTGACATCGATATGGACGTGGAGGGCGACCGGGCCCTGGTGTCCATCGTCGGTGACGGCGACGACCGCACGCTTCAGCGGCTGGTGGGCCAGGACGGGGAGGTCCTGGAGGCGCTCCAGGAGCTGACCCGGCTGGCGGTGCACCGGGAGACCGGGGAGCGCAGCCGGCTGATGCTGGACATCGCGGGCTTCCGGGCGCGCAAGCGCTCGGAGCTGGCGGAGCTCGGGGCCCAGGCCGCCGAGCAGGCCAAGAGCACCGGCGAGTCGGTGAAGCTGCGGCCGATGACGCCGTTCGAGCGCAAGGTGGTCCACGACGCGGTGGCCGCGGCGGGCCTGCGCAGCGAGTCGGAGGGCGAGGAGCCGCAGCGCTGCGTCGTCGTCCTGGCGGGCTGAGGTCCGACGGGCTGAGGTCCAGGGAATCGTCCCTCGTCGACCCCGTTCGCACGGCCTGTGCGAACGGGGTCGACGTTCCTCGGGGCAGTGGCGTTCCCCGGGGCAGACGTTTCACGTGAAACGGTGGTGTGCGGGGGTCGGTGGAATCGGTGAGCGGAGAGGCTGAGATGGCGACGGAGAGTGCGGCGGCCGACGGTGACGGCGGGCCCCAGGGGCTGGCTGAGGCTCCGCCACAGGCGCGGGAGATCTTCGGCGAGCGCTTCGCCGAGGCGCAGCGCTATGCGGAGCTGCTGGCGTCGGCGGGTGTGCAGCGCGGGTTGATCGGGCCGCGGGAGGTGCCGCGGCTCTGGGATCGCCATGTGCTGAACTGTGCGGTGCTCTCCGAGCTGCTGCCCGCCGGTGCGACGCTCTGCGACGTGGGCTCGGGTGCCGGGCTGCCGGGGATCCCGGTGGCGCTGGCGCGCCCGGACGTCTCGGTGACGCTGCTGGAGCCGCTGCTGCGACGGACCACCTTCCTGGAGGAGGTGGTCCGCGAGCTCGGGCTGGAGAACGTCACCGTGCTGCGGGGACGGGCCGAGGAGATGGTCGGGAAGGTCTCGGTGGAGATCGTCACGGCGCGCGCGGTCGCGCCGCTGGACCGGCTCGCGGGCTGGGGGCTGCCGCTGCTGCGGCCGTACGGGCAGATGCTGGCGCTGAAGGGCGACACCGCCGAGCAGGAGCTCGCCGATTCGCGGGCCGCGCTGACCAGGCTCGGCGCCGTGGAGTGGGCGGTGATCCCGGTGGGCGAGCGCGCGCTCGGCGCGGCCACCCGGGTGGTGCAGGTGAAGGTCGGGGAGAGCCCCGGCGGAGTGAAGGCGGCGACCCGGCGGGCCAAGGCGGCCCGGGCGGGGCGGGCCGAGGCTCGTGGTACCGGGCGGCGCCGGCGCTGATCGGCGCGGTTCAGCAGGCCCCGGGAGTGATCCGCACTCCCGGGGCCGCTTGCGTTCTCGGAGTGTCGCACCGTCAGATTTCCGGCATTGCGGGCATGGTGTTTCACGTGAAACGACGCTCGCTGCTTCCCGTAGCCCTCGACCTGCGGCTGCGCCGCGGGCTCGGCCGTGGCCGGGCGGAGACTGTTGCCGCTCCGGTTTCACGTGAAACACTGGGCCCCATGCAGGACTCGGAGACCATCGACCAGATCGATGACACCCCTATCGCACGGGCGGCGCAGGCCGCTGTCCAGGCATTGGGGCGGGCGGGCGAGGGCCTGCCCAGGCCGCCGGCGACCCGCGTGATCGTGGTGGCCAACCAGAAGGGCGGGGTGGGGAAGACCACCAGTACCGTCAACATGGCCGCCGCGCTGGCCATGCACGGGCTGCGGGTCCTGGTGGTCGACCTCGATCCGCAGGGCAACGCCTCCACCGCGCTGGGCATCGATCACCATGCCGAGGTGCCGTCGATCTACGACGTGCTGGTGGAGGGCAAGCCGCTGGCCGATGTGGTGCAGCCGGTGGTGGACGTGGAGGGGCTGTTCTGCGTCCCGGCCACCATCGACCTGGCCGGCGCGGAGATCGAGCTGGTCTCGCTGGTCGCCCGGGAGAGTCGGCTGCAGCGGGCGATCGCGGCTTATGAGCAGCCGCTGGACTACATCCTGATCGACTGTCCGCCCTCGCTGGGCCTGCTGACGGTCAACGCCCTGGTGGCCGGCCAGGAGGTGCTGATCCCGATCCAGTGCGAGTACTACGCGCTGGAGGGGCTGGGGCAGCTGCTGCGCAACGTCGAGTTGGTGCGCGCTCACCTGAACCCGGCGCTGCACGTCTCGACCATCCTGCTCACCATGTACGACGCCCGGACCAGGCTGGCCGCACAGGTCGCCGAGGAGGTCCGCAACCACTTCACCACCGAGGTACTGCGCACCGCGATCCCGCGCTCGGTGCGGATCTCGGAGGCCCCGAGCTACGGGCAGACCGTGCTCACCTACGACCCGGGCTCCACCGGTGCGCTCTCCTACCTGGAGGCGGCCCGGGAGATGGCGCTGCGCGCGGTCGGGCTGGAGATGCCGCCCACCGCCGTGGAGCAGGCAGCCGCCGAAGCGCTCGGCGCGGTGGGACACAACCGGCACACGATCGGCGCGCAGGCGACGCCGATGGCACAGCAGAGCACGATGGAGGGCAATCGGTGAGTGGTCGCAGGGGTCTGGGCAAGGGGCTGGGCGCGCTGATCCCGTCGGCCGGTTCGCCGGCGCCCGCCGCGGGAGCGGGGACGACCGCGCCGGAGCGGTCGGCGGTGCCCGCCGCCAAGGCGGTCCTGGCAACCGGGGTGGTGTCGCCCAGCGCGGTGCCGGTGCTGCCCTCGGGGCGCGGCACGGTGGCGGCCAGGGCGGCGGAGAGCGTGCGGGTGGAGCAGGCGCCGGTGGACGGGGCGCGGTTCGCCGAGCTGCCGCTGGACGCGATCACGCCCAACCCGCGGCAGCCGCGTGAGGTCTTCGACGAGGCCAAGCTGGAGGAGCTGATCGCCTCGATCAAGGAGGTGGGCCTGCTCCAGCCGGTGGTGGTGCGTCAGGTCGCTCCGGAGCGCTATGAGCTGATCATGGGCGAGCGGCGCTGGCGGGCCTCCCGGGAGGCCGGGCTGGAGCAGATCCCGGCGATCATCCGGGCCACCGGGGACGACAAGCTGCTGCTGGACGCGCTGCTGGAGAACCTGCACCGGGCTGAGCTCAACCCGCTGGAGGAGGCGGCGGCCTATGACCAGCTGCTGCGCGACTTCGGCTGCACCCATGACGAGCTGGCGGACCGGATCGGCCGTTCGCGGTCGCATGTGTCCAACACGATTCGGCTGCTCAAGCTCTCCTCCGCGGTTCAGAAGCGGGTGGCGGCCGGGGTGCTGACCGCCGGCCACGCCCGGGCGCTGCTCGCGGTGCCGGACAGCGAGCGGCAGGACCAGCTGGCCCGCCGGATCGTGGCCGAAGGCCTCTCGGTGCGCAGCATCGAGGAGATCGTGGCCCTGCTGGACCACGAGGAGAAGCCGCAGCGCCAGACCGGCCCGCGGGCCGGCAAGCTGCTCTCGCCGGCCTTCAACGACCTGGCCGACCGCCTCTCGGACCGCTTCGAGACCCGGGTGAAGGTGCAGGTCTCCCAGCGGGACGGCAAGCTGGGCAAGGGCAAGGTGGTGCTGGAGTTCGCCTCGGTCGAGGATCTCAACCGGATCCTGGACGGCCTGGCACCGGGGGAGGACGGGCTGCGGCTCTCACAGGGCTGAGTCGGCGCTCGAATGTCGCTGGACCGGTGGGTGCATGTTTCACGGTGACTCTGTTTCACGTGAAACATGCACCCACCGGCGTCTGTACGGGTCCTTGGGGGGACCGGGTCCGGCCGTTCCGGTTGGTCGCTGCCCCCAGGGGAGGAACCGAACGAGGAGGTGTGCCGCATGGGTCGCAGGGTCGTCCCCCTGACGCTGGACAACCTGGCGGACCTGCCCGCGTCCTGCCGCTCCTGTGTCTTCTGGGAGCTCGATCCGGTGAGTGGTCGGCAGGCGGTCGACGAGGGCAAGGCGGAGGCGGAGAAGGAGGGGTGGATCTCCGCGGTGCTGCTCGAGTGGGGATCCTGCGGGCGGCTGGTCTACGTCGATCAGGAGCCGGCCGGTTTCGTGCTCTACGCGCCGCCGGCCTACGTGCCGCGCTCGCAGTCCTTCCCCACCAGTCCGGTTTCGCCGGACGCCGTCCAGCTGATGACCGGTCGGGTGCTGCCGGGGTTTCAGGGGCAGGGCATCGGACGGGTGCTGGTGCAGCAGGTGGCCAAGGATCTGCTGGGGCGCGGGTTCCGGGCGATCGAGGCCTTCGGCGCGGTGGGCGGGGCGCAGTCGAGCTGCCTGCTGCCGGCCGACCACCTGCGCGCGGTGGGGTTCAAGACGGTCCGGCCGCACCACCGCTTCCCCAGGCTGCGGCTGGAGGCGCGCGCCACGCTCTCCTGGAAGGGCGGGGCGGAGGGGGCGCTGGAGCGGCTGCTCGGCGCGGGGCGCAAGGAGCCGGTGCTCCGGCCGTTCTGAGGCTCGGCCCCGCCGCTCGGCGGCTCACCGCATGGCGAAGCGGTACGGCGAAGGGGCGGGCCCACTCGGGCCCGCCCCTTCGCCGTACCGCCGTGGGCTCAGCCCTGGTCGACCGTGATGATGCCCGCCAGGTCGCGCAGCAGCGCGGCCTTCGGCTTGGCACCGACGATGCTCTTGACGACCTCGCCGTTGACGTAGACGTTCAGCGTCGGGATGGAGACGACGCCGTACCGCGCGGCGACTTCCTGGTTGTTGTCCACGTCGATCTTGGCGACGGTCAGCTGGTCGCCGTACTCCTCGGCGATGGCCTCCAGGACGGGGGCGACCTGCTTGCACGGGCCGCACCAGGTGGCCCAGAAGTCCACCAGCACGGGCTTGTCGCTCTTGAGGACCTCGCTGTCGAAGGTCGCGTCGGTCACGGTCTTGGTGGCGCCGGCCACGGGGACTCCTAGGGTCGCGTTCGGGGGTGCTGCTCGGGCTTCGTGGTTCAGAACAAAGGGGAGGCGGATTCTGTTTCGCCGCCTCCCGGGCGGCCTCAGACGGGCGGGCCTCAGACCGCGACGGCGGCCTTGGCGTCCTGC contains:
- a CDS encoding Jag family protein; this encodes MTEGTTSAVDAGSGAAAQESADTLVTRLEQEGEIAADYLEGLLDIADLDGDIDMDVEGDRALVSIVGDGDDRTLQRLVGQDGEVLEALQELTRLAVHRETGERSRLMLDIAGFRARKRSELAELGAQAAEQAKSTGESVKLRPMTPFERKVVHDAVAAAGLRSESEGEEPQRCVVVLAG
- a CDS encoding ParA family protein → MDDTPIARAAQAAVQALGRAGEGLPRPPATRVIVVANQKGGVGKTTSTVNMAAALAMHGLRVLVVDLDPQGNASTALGIDHHAEVPSIYDVLVEGKPLADVVQPVVDVEGLFCVPATIDLAGAEIELVSLVARESRLQRAIAAYEQPLDYILIDCPPSLGLLTVNALVAGQEVLIPIQCEYYALEGLGQLLRNVELVRAHLNPALHVSTILLTMYDARTRLAAQVAEEVRNHFTTEVLRTAIPRSVRISEAPSYGQTVLTYDPGSTGALSYLEAAREMALRAVGLEMPPTAVEQAAAEALGAVGHNRHTIGAQATPMAQQSTMEGNR
- a CDS encoding GNAT family N-acetyltransferase, producing MGRRVVPLTLDNLADLPASCRSCVFWELDPVSGRQAVDEGKAEAEKEGWISAVLLEWGSCGRLVYVDQEPAGFVLYAPPAYVPRSQSFPTSPVSPDAVQLMTGRVLPGFQGQGIGRVLVQQVAKDLLGRGFRAIEAFGAVGGAQSSCLLPADHLRAVGFKTVRPHHRFPRLRLEARATLSWKGGAEGALERLLGAGRKEPVLRPF
- the rsmG gene encoding 16S rRNA (guanine(527)-N(7))-methyltransferase RsmG → MATESAAADGDGGPQGLAEAPPQAREIFGERFAEAQRYAELLASAGVQRGLIGPREVPRLWDRHVLNCAVLSELLPAGATLCDVGSGAGLPGIPVALARPDVSVTLLEPLLRRTTFLEEVVRELGLENVTVLRGRAEEMVGKVSVEIVTARAVAPLDRLAGWGLPLLRPYGQMLALKGDTAEQELADSRAALTRLGAVEWAVIPVGERALGAATRVVQVKVGESPGGVKAATRRAKAARAGRAEARGTGRRRR
- a CDS encoding ParB/RepB/Spo0J family partition protein, with the translated sequence MSGRRGLGKGLGALIPSAGSPAPAAGAGTTAPERSAVPAAKAVLATGVVSPSAVPVLPSGRGTVAARAAESVRVEQAPVDGARFAELPLDAITPNPRQPREVFDEAKLEELIASIKEVGLLQPVVVRQVAPERYELIMGERRWRASREAGLEQIPAIIRATGDDKLLLDALLENLHRAELNPLEEAAAYDQLLRDFGCTHDELADRIGRSRSHVSNTIRLLKLSSAVQKRVAAGVLTAGHARALLAVPDSERQDQLARRIVAEGLSVRSIEEIVALLDHEEKPQRQTGPRAGKLLSPAFNDLADRLSDRFETRVKVQVSQRDGKLGKGKVVLEFASVEDLNRILDGLAPGEDGLRLSQG
- the trxA gene encoding thioredoxin yields the protein MAGATKTVTDATFDSEVLKSDKPVLVDFWATWCGPCKQVAPVLEAIAEEYGDQLTVAKIDVDNNQEVAARYGVVSIPTLNVYVNGEVVKSIVGAKPKAALLRDLAGIITVDQG